The sequence CTAGACTCAGACGTTCAACTAATATGTTCGCTGTttaaaattcagttttatttcacGGAACAATAATTATTAGTTTACCTTTAATTTCCCAATTCGTAGTGAGTATGTTATTATATTGTTTGGTCATAATATATAAAAACAACTTTAAATAGTGGAAACCACAATATGGCTGAGCTTCAGCTTCACGCACTAGCGGCCAACGGGCCAAGTCAAAGAAATCAACCTTGCAAAAGTAGGTTAGTTAGCTTCCATGCACGTTTTCTCTCTTGCTGGCAGCCACCATATCGGTTTAATGGACAAATGATTGAAGACTAATGTTATATAAACATTATTGAagaaggaaaaattcaaatttattGTTTCTTCCTGCTTTTTTTACCATCTGAATTGCAAAAATTTATAATTCGATGCGTGCAACTCATATATATTGTTGTTCTTTTATGGATATGCTTTTGTGCTAATAGAATTCTAAACTCAAGAAATAATTAAGGTGAAGTTGGCCTAGCTAGACATGTTGCACTTCTTACCTTATTATACACTTTTTACAAAAGAAGTGAAAAAACAAAATCGTGCCCTAAAAGAGGatagaaaaaattaataaatacaaTGAGCTGCAAAGGCCGTGCTAGCTGACTAGTAACCAGGTCATACCGGAGGTCGAGCAGAGTCAACGGCCGACGGCGGCAAAATAGGGGCTGTAGACGAAGACGCCGCCCCTGCCCCGCCGGTGCTATCAACCACCTTCGGCGACCTAACCGAAGATCCTCTGACCAAGAACGGTGGCGCCATCGTCAAAACCCACCGGTCGGATTTGAAACTCCGGTCCAACCGCCTCAAAGTCCTTCCCCTACTACTTCCCTGTCTCGAACTACCGTCCCTAGGCAAAACCAACAAGCTGTTAGACCGTTGCAACTCCCGGTTTATTATCTCTCTTCTAACGGCCACAGGCAATCTCAAAGTGAACCGGTCCGTGTTCTCTCCCGGTTGGACCAGAGAATGCCCGGTCGAGTGCGACCGAGGGAACTGCCTCCTTCGGTTGGACCCTCGCGTCGTCCTGTTCCGATTCAGCGTCAAGCTTTTCGGAATCGCAATCACTTCCGGCTCCGACGACGCCACGACTCCTCCCTCAGCGTCTGGCACGTTGACACGCACCTCCGGCACTGCGGTGTCAACGACGGCGTCGTTTTGCGCCTCGACATCGGTGGTTGGCACGAGTGGAACCGCATGGACTGACTCGCCGGGTTGCGGGACGAGGTTGGCGCGGCAGACGGGGCAGGTTGTGTGGGAGGCTAGCCACTCGTCGATGCACTCCGGATGGAACACATGGTCACACTTGGGAATCAAACGCAGCGTTTCGGTGTCTTCGAATTCACAGAGGCACACCGCACATTCAAGAACCTCTTTTCCAATCTTGTGGATCTTGACCTCCGAATACTCCAGAATCGGGAAAGTCTCGATCACTGCAGGATCGAGACCACGTGCCCCTCTTCTGGACCTTCCGCCTCCCGTGGTTGGAAGGACGGTGCCGGAGGGTGAATCGGCGCAGTGGCGGATGTAGATGGAGAAGAATCCCATGAGGAAGAGTGCTGCAACGAGAATGACGACGATTATCGCGAGCGAAGGGCTGAACTGCGTGTTgtagttgttgttattgttagaaACGTCATTTTGGTTCTGCGCAAAGGTTGACGGAAcggaga is a genomic window of Arachis ipaensis cultivar K30076 chromosome B06, Araip1.1, whole genome shotgun sequence containing:
- the LOC107645876 gene encoding E3 ubiquitin-protein ligase ATL31, translated to MEQKLKIELKNTIKQLTLHILRFLRKLHPSCTPSLTIHPFKTPLILRTLSFYSQTLHSPFTMTKDKNDQTSSFLFIFFFLLSVPSTFAQNQNDVSNNNNNYNTQFSPSLAIIVVILVAALFLMGFFSIYIRHCADSPSGTVLPTTGGGRSRRGARGLDPAVIETFPILEYSEVKIHKIGKEVLECAVCLCEFEDTETLRLIPKCDHVFHPECIDEWLASHTTCPVCRANLVPQPGESVHAVPLVPTTDVEAQNDAVVDTAVPEVRVNVPDAEGGVVASSEPEVIAIPKSLTLNRNRTTRGSNRRRQFPRSHSTGHSLVQPGENTDRFTLRLPVAVRREIINRELQRSNSLLVLPRDGSSRQGSSRGRTLRRLDRSFKSDRWVLTMAPPFLVRGSSVRSPKVVDSTGGAGAASSSTAPILPPSAVDSARPPV